A genomic segment from Curtobacterium sp. MCSS17_007 encodes:
- the purH gene encoding bifunctional phosphoribosylaminoimidazolecarboxamide formyltransferase/IMP cyclohydrolase: protein MSVHAADPSLYRHRDVVPVRRALISVSDKSGLLELAGALADAGVELVSTGSTAQTIRVAGYAVTDVSSVTGFPESLDGRVKTLHPAVHAGLLADLRLESHEQQLADLGIAPFELVVVNLYPFVETVASGADTATVVENVDIGGPAMVRASAKNHPNVAIVVSPSSYAEVVEAVRAGGTTLELRKRLAAQAFAHTASYDAAVASYFATDVVAPDTASVAEQAAAPTVAGDLETPGAFDETLRVEADLTATLRYGENAHQAAALYTTAGGAGIAQATQLHGKEMSYNNYVDADAAVRAAYDFDTPAVAIIKHANPCGIAIAPADAVDPIASAHAAAHACDPLSAFGGVIAANRPVTKQMAETVRDIFTEVVVAPAFDPEALEILSQKKNIRLLTLPADFALATREVKQVSGGFLVQDADRFTAFDQSTWTLVSGEPADDATLTDLAFAWKASRAVKSNGILLADQGASVGVGMGQVNRVDSCHLAVDRAGERAAGAVAASDAFFPFADGLQVLLDAGVRAVAQPGGSVRDDEVVAAAQAAGVTMYFTGERHFFH from the coding sequence ATGAGCGTGCACGCCGCCGACCCCAGCCTCTACCGCCACCGCGACGTCGTCCCCGTGCGGCGCGCGCTCATCTCGGTGAGTGACAAGTCCGGCCTGCTCGAGCTCGCCGGCGCCCTCGCCGACGCCGGCGTCGAGTTGGTGTCGACGGGCAGCACGGCGCAGACGATCCGCGTCGCCGGGTACGCCGTCACCGACGTGTCGAGCGTCACCGGGTTCCCCGAGTCGCTCGACGGCCGCGTGAAGACGCTGCACCCGGCGGTGCACGCGGGGCTCCTCGCCGACCTGCGGCTGGAGTCGCACGAGCAGCAGCTCGCCGACCTCGGCATCGCGCCGTTCGAGCTCGTCGTCGTGAACCTGTACCCGTTCGTCGAGACCGTCGCCTCGGGTGCTGATACCGCGACCGTGGTCGAGAACGTCGACATCGGTGGACCCGCCATGGTCCGCGCGTCGGCGAAGAACCACCCGAACGTGGCGATCGTCGTGTCGCCGTCCTCGTACGCCGAGGTCGTCGAGGCCGTCCGCGCCGGGGGCACCACGCTCGAGCTCCGGAAGCGCCTCGCCGCACAGGCCTTCGCGCACACCGCGTCCTACGACGCCGCCGTCGCGTCGTACTTCGCGACCGACGTCGTCGCGCCGGACACGGCCTCCGTCGCCGAGCAGGCCGCCGCACCGACCGTCGCCGGCGACCTCGAGACGCCGGGCGCCTTCGACGAGACGCTCCGCGTCGAGGCCGACCTGACGGCGACGCTCCGCTACGGCGAGAACGCGCACCAGGCCGCCGCGCTCTACACGACCGCCGGTGGGGCGGGCATCGCGCAGGCGACGCAGCTGCACGGCAAGGAGATGTCGTACAACAACTACGTCGACGCCGACGCCGCCGTCCGGGCCGCGTACGACTTCGACACCCCGGCCGTCGCGATCATCAAGCACGCCAACCCGTGCGGCATCGCCATCGCCCCGGCCGACGCGGTCGACCCGATCGCCTCGGCGCACGCCGCCGCGCACGCCTGCGACCCGTTGTCGGCCTTCGGCGGGGTCATCGCGGCGAACCGTCCGGTCACGAAGCAGATGGCCGAGACCGTCCGCGACATCTTCACCGAGGTCGTCGTGGCCCCGGCCTTCGACCCCGAAGCGCTCGAGATCCTCTCGCAGAAGAAGAACATCCGGCTCCTCACGCTGCCGGCGGACTTCGCGCTCGCGACGCGGGAGGTCAAGCAGGTCTCCGGCGGTTTCCTGGTGCAGGACGCGGACCGCTTCACCGCCTTCGACCAGTCCACCTGGACCCTGGTGTCCGGCGAGCCGGCGGACGACGCGACCCTCACCGACCTCGCGTTCGCGTGGAAGGCCAGCCGTGCCGTGAAGTCGAACGGCATCCTGCTCGCCGACCAGGGCGCGAGCGTCGGCGTCGGGATGGGTCAGGTCAACCGGGTGGACTCCTGCCACCTGGCGGTGGACCGCGCCGGGGAGCGGGCCGCAGGAGCCGTCGCAGCGAGTGACGCGTTCTTCCCGTTCGCCGACGGTCTGCAGGTCCTGCTCGACGCCGGGGTCCGTGCCGTCGCACAACCGGGCGGCAGCGTCCGCGACGACGAGGTCGTCGCCGCGGCGCAGGCGGCCGGCGTGACCATGTACTTCACGGGCGAGCGGCACTTCTTCCACTGA
- the purN gene encoding phosphoribosylglycinamide formyltransferase, with translation MLELVVLISGTGSNLRALLEATTDAEYPARVVAIGADRDAEGLALGEEFSIPTFTVPFSRFATREEWGAELAAQIRPWSPDLLVLSGLMRLLPHAVVSEFAPAIINTHPAYLPEFPGAHGVRDALAAGVEQTGASVIQVDDGVDTGPILAQERVPVLPGDTESTLHDRIKPVERRLLIQTILDIANGTTDLKGTPSA, from the coding sequence GTGCTCGAACTGGTCGTCCTGATCTCCGGTACCGGCTCGAACCTCCGAGCCCTGCTCGAGGCGACGACCGACGCCGAGTACCCCGCCCGCGTGGTCGCGATCGGGGCCGACCGTGACGCCGAGGGCCTGGCGCTGGGCGAGGAGTTCTCGATCCCGACCTTCACGGTGCCGTTCTCCCGCTTCGCCACGCGCGAGGAGTGGGGCGCCGAACTCGCCGCGCAGATCCGCCCGTGGTCGCCCGACCTGCTCGTGCTCTCCGGCCTCATGCGCCTGCTGCCGCACGCCGTGGTCTCCGAGTTCGCCCCCGCGATCATCAACACGCACCCGGCGTACCTGCCGGAGTTCCCCGGGGCGCACGGCGTCCGTGACGCCCTGGCCGCCGGCGTCGAGCAGACCGGCGCGAGCGTCATCCAGGTCGACGACGGCGTGGACACCGGCCCGATCCTGGCGCAGGAGCGCGTCCCGGTGCTGCCGGGTGACACCGAGTCGACGTTGCACGACCGCATCAAGCCGGTCGAGCGCCGCCTGCTCATCCAGACCATCCTCGACATCGCCAACGGCACCACCGACCTGAAGGGCACCCCGAGCGCATGA
- a CDS encoding DUF6350 family protein, translating into MNRLGTALLAAVEAIVTVGVGVGIALVPLTLLWGFEYGLQIDWDVFWKAAGSVWLVGHGVDVTFRLGADVAASSGVDGAGDPIHVTLAALGFAVVTAWLGGRAGRRFAETEHRTTGLLVGTAAVALLGLAIALSSTSAATDPVVWQAVVLPALWFAVPALVTSEVCRRRRGLPADPLAQRVLGQVDRIPAPWRTVAGFALRAGTAVTAVVVAAAGVVVALLLFTSFAEVIALYERSHAGVVGGIALTVGQLAFLPDFVGWAVAWLVGPGFAIGTGSSVSPIGTALGPIPGVPVFGALPASGHTFGLLGVLVPVVAGFVVGGLVRPALVRALGDDDSPLRRALAGVASGVVAGVLTGVATGLTSGSLGPGRLADAGPNGLVVGLLAALEVGLPAAIALALGSDLVRLPERSWGRERWIDAEDDPAARAAAEDARAGSLVAALDEAGAGRASGTHRFTVHEAQDSVTHANTPSTTASHAGDDQPTESIVDDEPAAASRPDRAPSADRRVLPEDQTAPEHDPAPERAHTAPPAAPARALVEEPDDVALPDWARTDAVAAERVVPTTTAPPARGGISGLRDRLRGAAGDVRARAGDLRDRVGGAVHHGGQLPERDETLPHAPGTEQQPAFPWSTEEFVAGRDDVDETAGDGETTPSTGRSTAAAQDAPRWDQTDQIAEDELPWWRRPKHDA; encoded by the coding sequence ATGAACCGCCTGGGAACCGCACTGCTGGCCGCCGTCGAGGCGATCGTGACGGTCGGCGTCGGCGTCGGGATCGCCCTCGTGCCGCTCACGCTGCTCTGGGGGTTCGAGTACGGGCTGCAGATCGACTGGGACGTCTTCTGGAAGGCCGCGGGGAGCGTGTGGCTCGTCGGGCACGGCGTCGACGTCACGTTCCGGCTCGGTGCCGACGTGGCCGCGTCCTCCGGGGTCGACGGTGCGGGAGACCCGATCCACGTGACGCTCGCGGCCCTCGGGTTCGCGGTCGTGACGGCGTGGCTCGGTGGCCGTGCCGGCCGTCGCTTCGCCGAGACCGAGCACCGCACCACCGGTCTGCTGGTCGGTACCGCCGCGGTGGCACTCCTCGGACTCGCGATCGCACTCTCCTCGACCTCCGCTGCCACCGACCCCGTCGTCTGGCAGGCCGTGGTGCTGCCCGCGCTGTGGTTCGCGGTCCCAGCACTCGTCACGAGCGAGGTCTGCCGCCGGCGGCGCGGGCTGCCGGCCGACCCCCTGGCGCAGCGGGTGCTCGGTCAGGTCGACCGGATCCCCGCACCGTGGCGCACGGTGGCGGGCTTCGCGCTCCGCGCCGGGACGGCCGTCACCGCCGTGGTGGTGGCGGCTGCAGGCGTCGTCGTCGCCCTCTTGCTCTTCACGTCCTTCGCCGAGGTCATCGCGCTCTACGAGCGGTCGCACGCCGGGGTCGTCGGTGGCATCGCGCTCACCGTGGGACAGCTCGCCTTCCTGCCCGACTTCGTCGGCTGGGCGGTCGCATGGCTCGTCGGACCGGGCTTCGCCATCGGCACCGGGTCGAGCGTCTCGCCGATCGGCACCGCGCTCGGGCCGATCCCCGGCGTCCCGGTGTTCGGTGCGCTGCCCGCCTCCGGGCACACCTTCGGGCTGCTCGGCGTGCTCGTGCCGGTCGTCGCCGGGTTCGTGGTCGGCGGGCTCGTGCGGCCCGCGCTCGTCCGAGCGCTCGGGGACGACGACTCCCCGCTCCGCCGCGCGCTCGCCGGGGTCGCGTCCGGTGTCGTGGCCGGGGTGCTGACCGGGGTCGCCACGGGACTCACCTCGGGGTCGCTCGGACCGGGGCGGCTCGCCGACGCCGGGCCGAACGGGCTGGTCGTCGGGCTCCTGGCCGCACTCGAGGTCGGCCTGCCCGCGGCGATCGCGCTCGCGCTGGGCAGCGACCTCGTGCGACTGCCGGAGCGGTCGTGGGGCCGTGAGCGCTGGATCGACGCCGAGGACGACCCCGCTGCCCGGGCGGCTGCCGAGGACGCCCGCGCAGGCTCGCTCGTCGCCGCCCTGGACGAGGCCGGAGCCGGGCGTGCGAGCGGGACGCACCGGTTCACGGTCCACGAGGCGCAGGACTCCGTGACCCACGCGAACACGCCGTCGACGACCGCGTCGCACGCCGGGGACGACCAGCCGACGGAGTCGATCGTCGACGACGAGCCCGCCGCCGCGTCCCGGCCCGACCGCGCACCCTCGGCGGACCGCCGGGTCCTGCCGGAGGACCAGACCGCGCCGGAGCACGACCCCGCACCGGAGCGTGCGCACACAGCGCCGCCCGCCGCGCCGGCCCGCGCGCTCGTCGAGGAACCGGACGACGTCGCCCTGCCGGACTGGGCACGGACGGACGCCGTCGCCGCCGAACGGGTCGTGCCGACCACGACGGCACCGCCGGCCCGTGGCGGCATCAGCGGGCTGCGCGACCGGCTCCGCGGTGCCGCCGGCGACGTCCGGGCCCGTGCCGGGGACCTGCGTGACCGGGTCGGTGGCGCCGTGCACCACGGCGGGCAGCTGCCCGAGCGCGACGAGACGCTGCCGCACGCCCCCGGGACCGAACAGCAGCCGGCCTTCCCGTGGAGCACCGAGGAGTTCGTGGCCGGCCGCGACGACGTCGACGAGACCGCGGGCGACGGGGAGACGACCCCGAGCACGGGCCGGTCGACCGCCGCAGCGCAGGACGCGCCGCGGTGGGACCAGACCGACCAGATCGCGGAGGACGAGCTGCCCTGGTGGCGTCGTCCGAAGCACGACGCGTAG
- the sucD gene encoding succinate--CoA ligase subunit alpha → MSIFLNKDSKVIVQGITGGEGTKHTALMLKAGTNVVGGVNARKAGTTVTHGDVELPVFGSVREAIDTTGADVSIVFVPPAFAKDAVMEAIDAEIPLVVVITEGIPVQDSAAFWAHAKALGGKTRIIGPNCPGIITPGESLVGITPATITGKGPIGLVSKSGTLTYQMMYELRDLGFSTAIGIGGDPVIGTTHIDALAAFEADPETEAIVMIGEIGGDAEERAADYIKAHVTKPVVGYVAGFTAPEGKTMGHAGAIVSGSAGTAEAKKQALEAAGVKVGKTPSETAALLREVVAAATA, encoded by the coding sequence ATGTCGATCTTCCTCAACAAGGACTCGAAGGTCATCGTCCAGGGCATCACCGGCGGCGAGGGCACCAAGCACACCGCACTCATGCTCAAGGCGGGCACGAACGTCGTCGGCGGCGTGAACGCCCGCAAGGCCGGCACGACCGTCACGCACGGCGACGTCGAACTCCCGGTGTTCGGCTCGGTGCGCGAGGCCATCGACACCACGGGTGCCGACGTCTCGATCGTCTTCGTGCCGCCGGCGTTCGCGAAGGACGCGGTCATGGAGGCCATCGACGCCGAGATCCCCCTCGTCGTCGTCATCACCGAGGGCATCCCGGTGCAGGACTCCGCCGCGTTCTGGGCGCACGCGAAGGCGCTCGGCGGGAAGACCCGGATCATCGGCCCGAACTGCCCCGGCATCATCACCCCCGGGGAGTCGCTCGTCGGCATCACCCCGGCGACGATCACCGGCAAGGGCCCGATCGGCCTGGTGTCGAAGTCGGGCACCCTGACCTACCAGATGATGTACGAGCTGCGTGACCTGGGCTTCTCGACCGCCATCGGCATCGGCGGCGACCCGGTCATCGGTACGACGCACATCGACGCGCTCGCCGCGTTCGAGGCCGACCCGGAGACCGAGGCGATCGTCATGATCGGCGAGATCGGTGGCGACGCCGAGGAACGTGCCGCCGACTACATCAAGGCGCACGTCACGAAGCCGGTCGTCGGCTACGTCGCGGGCTTCACCGCCCCCGAGGGCAAGACGATGGGCCACGCCGGCGCGATCGTGTCCGGCTCCGCCGGCACGGCCGAGGCGAAGAAGCAGGCGCTCGAGGCTGCGGGCGTCAAGGTCGGCAAGACGCCGTCCGAGACCGCCGCGCTGCTGCGCGAGGTGGTCGCCGCCGCGACGGCGTAG
- the sucC gene encoding ADP-forming succinate--CoA ligase subunit beta translates to MDLFEYQARDLFESYGVPVLQGITADTPEEARAAAERIGGVVVVKAQVKVGGRGKAGGVKVAKTPDEAYEHAKAILGLDIKGHSVQRVMVAQGADIAEEFYFSVLLDRANRSYLSLVSVEGGMEIEQLAVEKPEALARVEVNPLTGINKEAALDIARQAGFPSELQDQVADVFVKLYDVFAGEDATLVEVNPLVRTGDGQILALDGKVSLDDNADFRHEGHAQLEDTASEDPLEAKAKQHGLNYVKLDGEVGVIGNGAGLVMSTLDVVAYAGERHGGVKPANFLDIGGGASAEVMANGLDVILGDPQVKSVFVNVFGGITACDAVANGIVAALGILGDAATKPLVVRLDGNNVDEGRRILAEAAHPLVTVAETMDDAAEQAAELAAAAA, encoded by the coding sequence GTGGATCTTTTCGAGTACCAGGCCAGGGACCTCTTCGAGTCCTACGGCGTCCCTGTGCTGCAGGGCATCACCGCCGACACCCCGGAAGAGGCGAGGGCGGCCGCCGAGCGGATCGGCGGCGTGGTCGTCGTCAAGGCGCAGGTGAAGGTCGGCGGTCGCGGCAAGGCCGGCGGTGTCAAGGTCGCGAAGACCCCGGACGAGGCGTACGAGCACGCGAAGGCGATCCTCGGCCTCGACATCAAGGGCCACTCCGTCCAGCGCGTGATGGTCGCCCAGGGTGCCGACATCGCCGAGGAGTTCTACTTCTCCGTGCTGCTCGACCGGGCGAACCGCTCGTACCTGTCGCTCGTCAGCGTCGAGGGCGGCATGGAGATCGAGCAGCTCGCGGTCGAGAAGCCCGAGGCGCTCGCGCGCGTCGAGGTGAACCCGCTCACGGGCATCAACAAGGAGGCCGCGCTCGACATCGCGCGCCAGGCGGGCTTCCCGTCCGAGCTCCAGGACCAGGTCGCGGACGTCTTCGTGAAGCTCTACGACGTGTTCGCCGGCGAGGACGCCACCCTCGTCGAGGTGAACCCGCTCGTGCGCACCGGCGACGGGCAGATCCTGGCCCTCGACGGCAAGGTCTCGCTCGACGACAACGCGGACTTCCGCCACGAGGGCCACGCGCAGCTCGAGGACACCGCGAGCGAGGACCCGCTCGAGGCCAAGGCGAAGCAGCACGGCCTCAACTACGTGAAGCTCGACGGCGAGGTCGGCGTCATCGGCAACGGCGCGGGGCTCGTCATGTCGACGCTCGACGTCGTCGCCTACGCCGGTGAGCGCCACGGCGGCGTGAAGCCCGCGAACTTCCTCGACATCGGCGGCGGCGCCTCGGCCGAGGTCATGGCGAACGGCCTCGACGTCATCCTGGGCGACCCGCAGGTGAAGAGCGTCTTCGTGAACGTCTTCGGCGGCATCACCGCCTGCGACGCGGTCGCGAACGGCATCGTCGCCGCACTCGGCATCCTCGGCGACGCGGCCACCAAGCCGCTCGTCGTCCGCCTCGACGGCAACAACGTCGACGAGGGTCGGCGGATCCTGGCGGAAGCGGCACACCCGCTCGTCACCGTCGCCGAGACCATGGACGATGCGGCCGAGCAGGCCGCCGAGCTCGCCGCGGCCGCGGCGTAA
- a CDS encoding RecQ family ATP-dependent DNA helicase yields MQKELRTRAADVFGWDLHPEQEQVVDAVLDGRDALALMPTGSGKSAIYQVAALALEGPVVVVSPLVALQEDQVVGIEDHPDAPRAVTINATRGSRQLEDAWDAVASGEARYVFLAPEQLAKDEVVERLREAGVALVTVDEAHCVSSWGHDFRPDYLVLGEVIERLGRPPVLAMTATGSTPVRAEIVERLGMRDPFVVATGFDRPNLRFEVVRHADDESKREAVVEQVVGLEGVGIVYVATRAETLVYADELVERGRRAKAYHAGLRVRDREQVHHEFLEGDLDVVVATSAFGMGIDKPDVRFVVHADVPESVDAYYQEVGRAGRDGDVGLATMHYRAEDLGLRRFFASGSPRPATLRAVFDAVPAEGAVARSELAERSGLAARTAGRAANALVDAGALDDGEDGLRRRAGGPTDAQAAADLAKAQAKEREEIEESRIAMMRRFAETSGCRRQFLLGYFGDELAEPCGNCDTCTAGTAYDDETHGADGANDDAWPPESPVEHAQWGRGTVMSTEDDRLTVFFESAGYKTLALADVEERHLLERV; encoded by the coding sequence GTGCAGAAGGAACTCCGTACCCGCGCCGCCGACGTCTTCGGCTGGGACCTCCACCCCGAGCAGGAACAGGTCGTCGACGCCGTCCTCGACGGTCGCGACGCCCTCGCGCTGATGCCCACCGGTTCGGGGAAGTCCGCGATCTACCAGGTCGCCGCGCTCGCCCTGGAGGGGCCGGTCGTCGTCGTCTCCCCGCTCGTCGCCCTGCAGGAGGACCAGGTCGTCGGCATCGAGGACCACCCGGACGCCCCGCGGGCGGTCACGATCAACGCCACCCGCGGTTCGCGACAGCTCGAGGACGCCTGGGACGCGGTGGCCTCCGGCGAGGCCCGGTACGTGTTCCTGGCACCGGAGCAGCTCGCGAAGGACGAGGTCGTCGAGCGTCTCCGCGAGGCCGGCGTCGCCCTGGTCACCGTCGACGAGGCGCACTGCGTCTCCAGCTGGGGCCACGACTTCCGTCCGGACTACCTGGTGCTCGGTGAGGTCATCGAGCGCCTCGGGCGCCCGCCGGTGCTCGCGATGACCGCCACGGGGTCGACCCCGGTCCGCGCGGAGATCGTCGAGCGGCTCGGCATGCGCGACCCGTTCGTCGTCGCCACCGGCTTCGACCGCCCGAACCTGCGCTTCGAGGTCGTCCGGCACGCCGACGACGAGTCGAAGCGCGAGGCCGTCGTGGAGCAGGTCGTCGGGCTCGAGGGGGTCGGCATCGTCTACGTCGCCACCCGTGCCGAGACCCTGGTGTACGCGGACGAACTCGTCGAGCGCGGCCGCCGGGCGAAGGCGTACCACGCGGGTCTCCGGGTCCGGGACCGCGAGCAGGTCCACCACGAGTTCCTCGAGGGCGACCTCGACGTCGTCGTCGCCACGAGCGCGTTCGGCATGGGCATCGACAAGCCCGACGTCAGGTTCGTCGTGCACGCCGACGTCCCCGAGTCGGTCGACGCCTACTACCAGGAGGTCGGCCGTGCCGGGCGGGACGGCGACGTCGGGCTCGCCACCATGCACTACCGCGCGGAGGACCTCGGGCTCCGGCGCTTCTTCGCGTCCGGGTCGCCGCGACCGGCGACCCTCCGGGCCGTGTTCGACGCCGTCCCGGCCGAGGGGGCGGTGGCGCGTTCCGAGCTCGCCGAGCGATCGGGACTCGCCGCGCGCACCGCGGGCCGCGCCGCCAACGCCCTGGTCGACGCCGGCGCGCTCGACGACGGCGAGGACGGCCTCCGGCGTCGTGCCGGCGGACCGACCGACGCGCAGGCCGCTGCCGACCTCGCCAAGGCGCAGGCGAAGGAGCGCGAGGAGATCGAGGAGTCCCGCATCGCGATGATGCGACGCTTCGCCGAGACCTCGGGGTGCCGCCGGCAGTTCCTGCTCGGCTACTTCGGCGACGAGCTCGCCGAACCGTGCGGCAACTGCGACACCTGCACCGCGGGCACCGCCTACGACGACGAGACCCACGGTGCCGACGGCGCGAACGACGACGCCTGGCCGCCGGAGTCACCCGTCGAGCACGCCCAGTGGGGCCGCGGCACCGTGATGAGCACGGAGGACGACCGGCTGACGGTGTTCTTCGAGTCCGCCGGCTACAAGACCTTGGCCCTCGCCGACGTCGAGGAGCGGCACCTGCTCGAGCGCGTCTGA
- a CDS encoding oxygenase MpaB family protein has protein sequence MPDRPRASRPSRGHVGERDLRRWLADSTPVAAGGRAILLQIADPVVAAGVRRYSDFARRPQQRLAHTLMFVYAVVIGTEADAAVATAFVNRSHRPVAGADEVDRQRWVAATLFDSARQAHELFGDPLSDDDAGRVLAAYAPIATSLRVPADGWFESVAAFDAYWDATLPTLHVTDDARSIVRDLLHPRFAPLWVRAAMPLVRIVTVGMLPDALRAAYGFPWGPREQRRSRRTVALVRRVRGLVPGWALRLPGPLLLRAMHRVATRYAR, from the coding sequence GTGCCGGACCGACCGCGTGCCTCCCGACCGTCGCGTGGCCACGTCGGCGAGCGCGACCTGCGCCGATGGCTCGCCGACAGCACGCCCGTCGCGGCCGGCGGCCGCGCCATCCTGCTGCAGATCGCGGATCCGGTCGTCGCGGCCGGGGTCCGGCGGTACTCGGACTTCGCCCGCCGACCGCAGCAGCGGCTGGCCCACACCCTGATGTTCGTCTACGCCGTGGTGATCGGGACCGAGGCCGACGCCGCCGTCGCGACCGCGTTCGTCAACCGGTCACACCGACCCGTCGCCGGCGCCGACGAGGTCGACCGGCAGCGGTGGGTGGCCGCGACGCTGTTCGACTCCGCGCGGCAGGCGCACGAGCTGTTCGGCGACCCGCTCTCCGACGACGACGCCGGACGGGTCCTGGCGGCGTACGCACCGATCGCGACCTCGCTGCGTGTGCCGGCCGACGGCTGGTTCGAGTCGGTGGCCGCGTTCGACGCGTACTGGGACGCGACCCTGCCCACCCTGCACGTCACCGACGACGCGCGGAGCATCGTGCGGGACCTCCTGCACCCGCGCTTCGCACCCCTGTGGGTCCGTGCCGCGATGCCGCTCGTCAGGATCGTCACGGTCGGCATGCTCCCGGACGCGCTGCGGGCCGCGTACGGCTTCCCCTGGGGGCCGCGCGAGCAGCGGCGCTCCCGGCGCACCGTCGCGCTCGTCCGGCGGGTGCGCGGCCTCGTACCGGGGTGGGCGCTCCGACTGCCGGGACCGCTGTTGCTCCGGGCGATGCACCGGGTCGCGACGCGGTACGCCCGCTGA
- a CDS encoding phosphoribosyltransferase family protein, with protein sequence MAVELSTWDAQGTPTTPTFSTMRFPAGEAHVKVRDDADAGATTEIATLRGTSGDDLVMLGMWADAARQRGTRSVALVPYLPGARQDRGLPFGAKVYADVLNGFAIDQVIAFDPHSPVIVGLVERLTVVPSEQVVHDAVLAGSDYSGIIAPDKGAVARASLVAEAAGLPLFRAEKHRNPDTGTLDGFSCEPLPETGRLLVVDDICDGGGTFAGLAGATGLPAERLGLWVSHGVFSGRAPRLAEHFGEIVTTDSYPAQQDVPGLRTVPLSPYLTKEIR encoded by the coding sequence ATGGCAGTCGAACTCAGCACCTGGGACGCCCAGGGCACACCGACGACACCGACGTTCTCCACCATGCGGTTCCCCGCGGGCGAGGCACACGTCAAGGTCCGGGACGACGCCGACGCGGGGGCGACCACCGAGATCGCGACCCTGCGCGGCACCAGCGGCGACGACCTCGTCATGCTCGGCATGTGGGCGGACGCCGCCCGACAGCGCGGCACACGATCCGTCGCGCTCGTCCCGTACCTGCCCGGCGCGCGACAGGACCGCGGGCTCCCCTTCGGCGCGAAGGTCTACGCGGACGTCCTGAACGGCTTCGCCATCGACCAGGTGATCGCCTTCGACCCGCACTCGCCCGTGATCGTCGGACTGGTCGAGCGCCTCACCGTGGTGCCGAGCGAGCAGGTCGTGCACGACGCGGTCCTGGCCGGATCCGACTACAGCGGCATCATCGCCCCGGACAAAGGTGCGGTCGCCCGGGCATCGCTCGTCGCCGAGGCCGCCGGCCTGCCGCTGTTCCGCGCCGAGAAGCACCGGAACCCCGACACCGGCACGCTCGACGGGTTCTCGTGCGAGCCGCTCCCCGAGACGGGCCGACTGCTCGTCGTCGACGACATCTGCGACGGCGGCGGCACCTTCGCGGGCCTCGCCGGCGCGACCGGCCTGCCCGCGGAGCGCCTCGGCCTCTGGGTGTCGCACGGCGTCTTCTCCGGCCGGGCCCCACGGCTCGCCGAGCACTTCGGCGAGATCGTCACCACCGACAGCTACCCCGCACAGCAGGACGTCCCGGGCCTGCGCACCGTCCCGCTCAGCCCGTACCTCACGAAGGAGATCCGATGA